atgtgagatcttccttaacagcaagttcttctaacggaatctgctcttctggtactcgcaaacacttctttaattgagaaacatgaaacacatcatgcacacctgacaatctctcaggcagttccaattgataggctacttctccacgtctctctaggatcttaaaaggtccaatatacctcggtgccaactttcccttcatattgaatcttttcacacttctcattggtgacaccttcaagtacacatagtcaccaatttcgaaagtcagctctcttctgcgagtatcagcataactcttctattgGGACTAAGCCAgtctcaagttgtctctaatcattctcacttgttcttctgcatCTCTAAGGACattgggtccaaacacttgagtttcaccagtctgattctagaacaaaggtgttctatatttacgcccatacaacgcctcaaaaggtgccatcatgagactcttctggtaactgttgttgtacgaaaaCTCAGCATATggtaaactcttgtcccaactagtgccatactgcagtgcacaagctctcaacatatcttctaaaatctggttgatcctttcagtctgtccatcagtttgcgggtggtaagcagaactaaaattcaactttgtccccaaagatctatgtactttctaccagaattgcgatgtaaactaagtgcctctatccgacataattttcttgggaacaccatgtaagcacactattctttccatgtacaactctgctagccttgcacccgTAATAGAGTATATtcaacgaccattttctaactaggcttgcgtcctaagtcagcacggctctgataccaatctgtagcacttagttttaagaacaaaactgaATGACaactatatgtgtgcctaggaagtcaaatcacacatatagCAACAAATTGAGAATGTATCATAGGCAATGCTTTATTTCATAGCGTACATTATTTACAAATTACCAAAGGATTGAGTAATACAGCGGAAGTTGAAATAAAGTCCTCCTAGTGAAGGCTCCAATAAACCACAGGGACGGCTAACTGGTGGTCCATAAGTCTAGTCATCATCCAAAACCCAACGATAGCTGATCCACCtgagtacccatctgggattttgccaaataaatgaaatataaaacaagtgtaagctcaACTGCTTCACAAGTATAACCTAAGGGGATGCAAGGCTCAAAAAGCTAGACTCTGGTTTAACTACGGTAAGCACTTTTAACTTGGTCACATTTTATGCATGGCATATATCAAAGATTATGCTAAACTCCCACAATAATGATGATGAATAATTAATACCAATATGGCAACAAGAGATTAACAACATAAGCATTAGAAAAGTAAACTTAGTGAACAATTATCATCTCTATACCCAAAGGATCCAAGCCGCTCATGACcgagagcacggctgatatatcagtttgatCAAACTCTGCAAAGTGTGTACACTTTACCCAcggtcgtgattcccatatgccacAGGCCTGTCGACCCCTTACTCACTACCTAGGTGAGTCGACAGGGTTTCACTACGAAGCCTTTCGCAAGCTGATCTAACAAATGGCAACCGCTAGTATTCAACTATAGTAACATGAATCCCTAGCCCGTAGCAACGGTAAGCTGCTCACCGGCTAGAACAAATCTTGTTAATTAGCTAAAGCCAGAGTCCATTAGCACACGTGGTAGTACTGTACCTCTTGGGTTGCCGCTTTAGATTAAGTCCTTACAGAGAGCAACTGAACACAAAAGTGTTAGTACCCTAAGTCCATGTTGATAAAAAGCATGTTTTAATCAATTGTTACATAAGGGCATTAATCATCATTAACATCACTTTCAAGGTGGAGCGCAAAGCTAAGCATAATCTACCCtcatgcatatcccataggtgacaaggaataAGGAACAATAATCAACTAGGATAAATCCTAAAATGGTATATCaaaagacacatgcaatatgaatgatGTAATTAAGGTGAATAGGTAGTCAAGGAGCCTTAAATTATACTTGCCTTCATCAAAGAAAACTTTCTGGTCCCGATCCACTGAGATAGATCTTGATCACTCTCAAACGACGTATCATCTAATCACGATCAAGAGGCACCACGCATACACAATTGTAGGCACATACATACATGCATTCATACAAATAAAAGAAGATCAGTAAACCAATCATCAAAATAATACATAAACAGGTCTTAGAAAtattctacgcatcactacgatcacatagacgcgaaattcactcgaatcggagttaaaacggaaaagATATAGTTATTCTAAGCCACGGATGGCAAAACCGTAAATAACAGGAACTATTTTcgcattaaaataaataaaactgAATATAAAATAGGCCATGGGCTGCGGGTTCTAAATCCACAAAGAACAGGGGGTTTTTCAAAAAAAcgccatctccttcctcaggaaGCATGGCCGATTGGCCATGGCGGCCTGTTTCTGGCCGTGCGGCCAGGGGGCAGTGTCGGGCCTGGCCGGCCTCGGCCGGCGGcgagccggcggcggcgcgggctcgCGTGGCACGCGGCAGGCAGGGGCTCTGCGCGGAGGTGGCTACGGCTGTGCACGGCCGGCTCCAACGGCGCACGGCGCGCATGGCGCAGGCGGCGAGCAGCGCGGCGGCAGACGACGTGTGAGGTAGAGGCCGGGGCGGTGGTGCTACAGGGCGGGCAGAGGTCGGGCGGCAGCAGGTTGCCGGAGGAGGCCGAGAACCGAAGCTTCAAGTCCATTAATGGAGTTCACCGGAGATGGATTTGGGAGAAAGAGGATCGGTCGGTCTAGTGGTGAACTCGACGAACGGAACACGCGCCGGTGTAGAGGGAGATGCGGTGAATCTTGTGGTGGTGGCCATACTCATGGGAGACGATCGACGGCGCCGAAAACCCTCGCCGAACGTTCACTGGAAACCTCGTCGGAAAACCTCTGAGATGCAACTTCGGTTTCAGATCTATGTCGCTCTAAGCAGCGGCTGCGAAAAAGAgttgtacttctggaatccttgCGTCGAGACGatcgcatgcatatatatatggtAGGGTTTCGGTGGTGGGTGAAAATTGAATTATTGTCCTCATTTCGGGATTTAGCGTAAATCATTTACGCTGcgaaaataattctagaaaaaacTGAAATTATATTTAGCCTCCGAAAATTATATAGACAAACCCAAAAAATTGTAAGAAAATTTTCATAGATGTTTTGGGACATGACgaatccaaataaaatatttggagaccatgaaaacgtatttttgagcATCCGATAAATGGATTTAGCTCTTAGGAGAAACATTGCTATAAAAATACGTTTGGAAACATTCCTAGAACAACCTACACGATGCCTAATCATTCCTAGAACAACCTACACGATGCCTAATCATGTTTGGAAAAACTTTTCACACCCAATGAAAATATAtgcaaccagcatgaatgcaacaagcaTGGTTTCCAAACCTATATAAGAATTATATAAATTAAATCTATTTGTGGAAACCAAAAAATCGGGGTGTTACACTTTGCTTTGAGTGGAGAAAGTTCACTTGGCCCCCAGTGTCTTCTACTGTTGTAATCACCTTGCTGTCTTTAGGTAGATCTTCATCTTGCATTTCATGGAAAGCAGTTATGTCATCACTTGAGGGATTCAAATCTCTCTCCTACACACTTTTATTCTGAAAATTAAGTGAAGCGACTGATGGTAGCTGATTCAGAGGTTGTTTGCCATCAAGACCAATTGAATTCAACAGGTCCTTATGTGGGATTTCAGCAAATCTCAATCGTCCTTTATCAATAGCCGATTGGATCAACAGACGAAACATATTGCAATGACAAATATTATGATCAAAAGAGTTGTGCCACTTGCAATATGTGAGATCCACTAGATTTTGAATAGATAGCAAAGCTttgtgatcaatgattctaataaaGTTATTATCTAACAAGAAATCAATGACATGATCACAACAGGTAAAGTCAAAGGTGTACTTCATTTTATCTAGCCGACTCTTTTTTGGAGACGACTCTAAAGCTTGGCAAATGAACGGATCAGTTTTAATATCAATCCATTCAGCCACATCTTTGCAATTGTCCCTCCTGCCTGATGCTGTGGAATTGATCACAGAACTAACATCAGCATGAGCAATATCTTTCAACCTTAATCCTAAATTGTTAAAGCCAAAATAGTCACAGAATTTGTATCTTATTCGGGACCAAGCATAAACTGAATAGAAATCAAGTAAAGCAATCCATGTAGATATGAAATATGAGGAATACATTGACGAAAGCTTTAACTCTACCAAAATATAGCAATCGGCCTTTTGCATAGGCATAATATATTGGCCGATACAATCTGAATTTATTTCATCATCAACAAGTAAAATGCTCTCCCCAATCGGTCTTTTAAAACTACTAGGAAGAATATCACTAATAGATGTATCAAttgaaaaatatgactatattgGGAATTAGGTGAAAAACTTCTGATTTGtaccttgttgatcatgttggagaAGCGCATGTCCATGATTTGCATGATGTTGACCTTCTTCTCCGATAAGCAATTAACAACTGGGGACGAATCATCCAAAGATGCATCGGTGGTTGTTAGAACAAGAGGAGGCGGCCTAGACCCTTCGGTAGGCGGCCTAGCCGCCTCTATAGGCCCATGAGATGTGTAGATAGTGGTTTCTCCTCCTTTCTCGCTTGTAGGGGTTTAATCTTCAGCATCTTGATGTATCTTGTTAATCGAACAATATTTGGTTATGATTTGATGGTTATCAACAACGCTATCATCCTTAGACAAATATGCAACCCCTTTAGCACCTGAAAAATCAAGCCTAGCCAATTTCTTGTGCTTTCCATGTTTTTCTATGGCTAAACTAGTTTGTTGTGATGCAATTCGTTCGAAAGGATCGCTGTGTTGTTCGGTTTTAGCGACCGAACTCTTACTTGGATCCAAATCAATTTTACTTATAGCCGATAACTTTGTGGTCCTCGGCTTTGTTGCCTCAATCCTTccaaaatatttcaaaaatctTATCTTGTAATTAGGACCATGAGCCAATAGTACATTCAGGCAAAGATGTAAACCATGCAAAACAGTGCCGGtgagagataaaggaaaatttcGCACATTCATATAATCATTTTCACCAACACCTCTTATTTGTAATTGCAAGATATAAAAAATAATATGTAATAACGTAGTTGTACTATCTTCACCACTAAATTTCTGAAAGTTGGGCACTCTCCAACCATTAGGAGCTTTCATGCAGTCCCAATGTAATGCATATGGTCTACTATATATAAGAAGGTACCTTCCATATAAATGAGCCACATGGGTTTGCTGCATGTGCTAAATTTTCTATAATTCGGCTGGCATTGAGGTCAAATTTCAAAGCCGAATCACAATTATTAGCACTGATACACCCTACTGAACTTTCATTAATTCGGCTCAAGTTTTGGGTAATATATGGAGCTGAAACATGAAATTCACCATTAGCAAaccttgctgaattttcattaatttggCTCAGGTTTAGAGTACCATATGAAGCCAATTCATGAGCACAAATATTTGAGTATGGTGCTGAATTTTGAGAGTAATTGGATAAATAATTGATATTGTTATAGCCAATTCTCTTACTCATCGGCATGTTGTAGCGACCCGCGATTttctcgaagggaaatccacagatctCATCATAATGCGAAACTCCGGAAGACCGAACTGTCACATTATCATTATTACAATTGATATCATAGTCATACAACGCGGAAGCATAAGTTACAACACATTACAACACTTGGTACCACACTTGGTACAGCGTGATCTAGTTCTAAACGCACACGGGTCTTCATCAGAGTTGACGTAGCGTCTTCGCGGGTGAAGTCTCCTTCTTCACGGGCGATCATCAGAGTCGGGGTAGAGCACCAGCGGGCGTGAACTCCATCTTCTTAACCAAACTTGAGGGTCGGCACGAGACCACCtaatccttcttcttcctcgtcgtcgTAGTCATACTCGGGTCCAAACCTGCTAAATTCTTTCAGTATGATTCGTACTGGACAcaggctcccaccctatgctttgcttGCTATGTggaaagtggaatgcaagggtagagcaaataGGCCTATATTTGGCTGTAGGTTTGTTATGCAAGTTCAACAGTATTTATAAATAATAATATAtagttcatcatgtttcatcccaTCTCATCCACACCACCAACCCTCCCAACCATCCACACATCTCATCACCATCTCACTCATCTAATCGGCAAGGAAGACTCCCGCTCCTCCTTGCCTCAACGACCGTAGCCGGAACACATCCAACATCCAGGGGGGAGAAGAGAAGAACACCTCTCACTAATCAGGAGGAGCTGAAAACCAGTAGGAAAGTCCATGACCGTGGAcacggctatacgtatagatcgatcgACTCTGCAGAGCTTGTACACCTGTacccacaagatcaccatcatcgacggCGACCGCCGTCTAGGCTGATACCGCGCTTTTCCCTAGCCCGCCGGATGCCACCTTGCCACTCAGCCCTGAGGCACCCCGGAGTCCACTGGCACGCTGAGACTGTGAAGCGTGATACTGGTACTCCCAGTCAACGCacgtctcggaagggtgtgggtctctctgcccgtacctccctacactatctacTAACAACCTAACAGTGGCAGCACCAAGCAAACTAGGGACGAGATCGGACCCCGCCCAATCAGAGACGAGTGGTGTGTACGATATATCCTATTTATCCGTGACCGcggataaattttaatttctgaCAATGAAAATCCTTCCTATCTATACCAATCATCGACCCTAGATGCATAAAACCTCATGTTAATCTCAGAAGAAGAAAATCAACTACGATAAAAACTGCCAAAATAAGAATAAATACTCCAGACAAATTACAACAATCATAAGTGACTAAAACTTGAGGATTTAGTTCGGTAATTTGGCACTGTTCCGTTACAATATATCCTCATTTGATTGTTTTTTTCCTAGTGTTCTGCATCCACTATCCACAGCTAATGCAGCCCGTGAACTCCACCTGCAGTAACCGCACCAAGTTTACCTGCTAGTGGAATCCAAAACCTCACCTGGTGGTGTCCTAACCCAAATGGTAGATGCCACAATTCCCGATGCCTGCCACACCTATGTGCCATGCATGTAAACTGAATGATTATTTGGGATGATGCATGTCCGTTAAAAAGACTTAAGCTAGCCAGCATTCCGTGTGTGTTGGTCTCTACTACGTGTGTGCTTGTTTCTTTGTGAGCTGAGCTAGTCTCAGTTTATTTCCACCACATATATGTACACTTGGTACCATATATAGAGGCTAAGTAACACAGAAATGGTAGAAGTGGGGCTCCCGACCATTGAATTATCTCCTCACACAGCAAAAGAATAATTAAAGTTGACCTAACCCTTACGTAATAAAGACAATGCTTTTTAGAATTTATGCATATATTTTCACATTATGTGCCATATCAAAGGATATCATCGACCCTAGATGCATGAAACCTCATGTTAATCTTAGAAGAAGAAAATCAACTACGATAAAAACTGCAAAAATTAGAATAAACACTCCAGACAAATTACAAGAATCATAAGTGACTAAAACTCGAGGATTTAGTCCGTAAATTTGGCAGTGATCCGTTACAATATATCCTCATTTGGTTGTTTTTTTCCTAGTGCTCTGCATCCAATATCCACAGCTAATGCAGCCTGTGAACTCCACGTGTAGTAACCGCACCAAGTTTACCTGCTACTGGAATCCAAAAGCTCACCTGGTGGTGTTGTGACCAAAATGGTAGATGCCACTATTCCTGATGCCTGCCACACCTATGTGCCATGCATGTAAACTGAATGATTATTTAGGATGATGTCCCTTAAAAAAGACTTAAGCTAGCCATTCCCACTATGCCAGAAACGATTTTTCGGAACGTTGGCATTTTTTattagaggcggctggtgtatGAGCCGCCTGTATTGAGCCTCACGAGGGGACCCAGCAAACCAACCGCCCGTGttaatcgatttgtaggggcggctgcggtttccagccgcccctacaaatggcgcCCATTTTTGCAGGAGGACAGCAGCCGCCCGTAAAAATGAACCTCATTACAGGCAGCTGGCAACAGCAGCCGCCCGTAAAAATGACCATATTTGTATTGGCGACTACTGTTGCCAGCCGCCCCTAGTaacatatttgtaggggcggctgctgttttcagccacccctacaatGTCTACAGGATATTTCCGACaaccccccttcttcctcctccagctCGGGCAGAACCAGTGGCTGGAGGAAGAAAGAAAGGGGGCCTTGGACAACCTCAAATTTAAGTGGGAAAGGTTTTGCTTTTGATTCTTTTGAGGAAAAGCTTTTAGAAGGTAAGTTGAGCTTATCACCAATATTTTTTGGAAGTTTTAGTGGTAGTTTATGGTGTAATTTAGCTTTAATATAATGTTTCTCTCTCCTCCATGGTTGGTGGTGCATTTATGGAAGGAATTGATGCAAATTTTTGATAGAAGTTGGTTGGATGTGGTAGAGGAACAAGATTAGGTTGCCAATTAATGCTTAGATCTTGATTTCTATGGTCTATTAGTGTGATTAGGGTTTGCATCTCCATCTAGATCTAGATGCCATTTTTGTTAGGGTTTGTTAGTGTGGTCAATTAATCCATTTTTCTTTAACTATATGTCATTCTAATTTAAAATGatggaatttttttaatataattgtcAACTATAAATTACATCTAGATCTAATTTTAGGTCCTCATTTAATATATTTAATCCATTTTTATTTAACTATATTTCATTGTAATTTGAAATGATGgaaattttttaatataattgTCAATTATAAATTACATCTAGATCTAATTTTAGATCCTCATTTAATACAATTAATCCATTTTTCTTTAACTATATGTCATTCTTCTAATTTGAAATGATgaaatttttttaatataattgtcAACTATAAATTACATGTAGATCTAATTTTAGATCCTCATTTAATACAATTAATCCATTTTTCTTTAACTATATGTCATTCTTCTAATTTGAAATGATGgaaattttttaatataattgTCAACTATAAATTACATCTAGATCTAATTTTAGGTCCTTATTTAATACATTTAATCCATTTTTCTTTAACTATATTTCATTGTAATTTGAAATGATGGAATTTTTTTAATAATTGTCAATTATAAATTACATATAGATCTAATTTTAGGTCCTCATTTAATACATTTAATCCATTTTTCTTTAACCATATGTCATTCTTCTAATTTGAAATGAtggaattttttaatatatttgtCAACTATAAATTATTATTTTGCAGTAATACTATATTTCTCAAGTTTATTTATAGGGCTTAAGAGATGGACAGAAGTTCATGGATGTATGGATCGTTAAGGTGTACGAAAGATTTTCTCTCCAATTTGAATGGATTCATTGAAGCCGCAGAAAATTGCAAGAATATATGGGGTTTCCATGACATGGGAAGAATCAAATCTCACTTGCTCATTCGGGGGTTCATCAAGGACTACACCATTTGGACCAGCCACGGTGAAGTGGATGTCAATGTTGAGGCAGAAGTAGATTTGTTTCATGATGCACTGGACGATGATGACAGTGTATTTATGGATGAATGCATCAATGAGCTTAATGACGAATGTAATCGCTTCGACCAAGTTCATAGTGATTTTACAGATGGTGTACATGTCGCGGGCAATGATGATGGTGGCGGCGGCCGAGtcggtgatgaagaagatgatgattatTTGGAGGAATTGCTATGGAACATTGGTCCAGAGGTGTTACTCAAGAGCTCGAGGGGGAAACAACATTTGGAAATGCTGAAGAGGACAGCAACAGAGAGCTTGTACAACATTGAAAAATGTTGCCCAAGTCATTGGACCGTgttatgttttgtgcttgagctttTAATTTTGAAGGCAAAGTATGGTTGGTCGGACTGCAGCTTCAATTATCTATTAAGCCTCATGTCGTGGGTTCTCCCACAACCAAACCATGTCCCTGCCAACACGTACGAAGTGAAGAAGGTTATTAGTCCGTTGACCATGGGGGTTGAAAagatccatgcatgccccaaccactgcatCCTTTATCGCGGCGATACATTCAAGGATTTGATCAAATGCCCGAGGTGTGGTGCTAATCGGTACAAGCAGAATAACCATTATGTTGAATCCAAAAACAATTCCGGTAGAGGAAAGAGGAAAAAGGGTGGGAAAAATATGGCCATAAATTCTGATCCACCAGAGGAGATTCCTCTAGGGCATGATCCACATCAGAGGAAAATTCCTGCCTTGGTCATGTGGTACCTTCCAGTGACGGACCGCTTGAAACGTATGTTCTTTCACCCAAAGGAAGCCGCATTGATGACATGTTGGGATGTGGAGCGCAAGCAAGATGATGGTAAGATTACACATCCGGTAGATGGTACACAGTGGCAACTATTCGATGCTAAGTATCCAGAGTTTAGCAGGGACCCACGGAATGTTCGATTCAGCTTGAGCACAGATGGAATGAACCCGTTCAATGAAAGGACTAGcaaccacaacacttggccagtgatcttaagCGTGTACAACATACCCACGTGGTTATGTCAAAAGCGAAAGTACCTATTGCTGGCTATTCTCATTCAAGGGCCAAAGCAGCCAGGTATGGATATAGATGTGTTTCtagagcccttgatgcaagaaatggagattATATGGAGAACCGGGGTCCCAATGTACGATGCCTTCCAAAAAGAGGAGTTCATATGCAGAGCAATTATCGTTGTCACTACTAATGATTATCCCGCACTATTTGCTTTGTCGGGACAATttaaagggaagacgggatgtgTTGCATGCTTGGTTGGGACTAGATGGGTGTTCCTTGATGCATCTAAGAAGACCGTTTATATGAGGTACCGACGTTTTTTGAAGGCTACTCACACGTACCGAGGCAAGATGTACTATAGGCTATatgtgtcgatgttttaccaccggcaacccgtcacggggtacccgagacggtgatttgttcggaggggtatcggcgtttgcaggaactcgatggtaaacgcagggaggcaacgatttatactggttcggcacgccggaaagtcacggcgccctacgtccagtctggtgtggatagtatattgcgccctacgctatttgttgtgttgcgaggtatgttgtggttgtgagttctgtcggttatgtctAGGTcctgatctagggacccctgccctcctttatatagtccaggagaggcgggagtcctagtcggttacaaagtagagatcctagtaggattatgtgcaactaattctagtaggattacatgtagggaatcctagttggactatgtcttcttctctcttctccgtgggaaaccccatgggtcccgtatcgacaagcccccgagcatctcatggatgagcttcagaagccttcttgttcttcttggtcttcgttgagttgttgttAATCCATtccaggttcttcttgaagtgaaacattgagatggtcttctttgtcttttcttcggctgatgtgctcttttggacaaaagtgcactcactgagtgtagcccccgagcctcttgcttgttgggacaagaagccagagggtccctttagtcttcttggttgctctgagttcttttttggtgggtgcaatttttcgtaaaaattgcactcactgagtgtagcccccgagcctcttgcttttgcttacaaaagttggagggtccagattcttgtcttcaaaaaattttggggggttatgtatcccgcagcccccgaaCCTTCTCCAaatacttttctttagaatagaaatcggatgaagggtcttgatgtgctgtctttgttgtagtcttgagtacttgtattcttggtctttcatccttgaattcgagcccccgggcgtagttgaagcgaatgccgagcccctaagcttagtgtttgactaagccgtgatgctcttccgagttgtttttattcatccaggtcatttctagaattctctggttcttgatgtacctcttccaagttgtttgcgcttcgtccaggttctttctgaacttgtatgtaccttatctgggttgttttttattcatccgggtcgtttctagacttctctggttcttgatgtacctcttccaagttgtttgcacttcgtccaggttctttctgaacttgtatgtacctcatccgggttgttttttattcatccgggtcgtttctagacttctctggttcttgatgtacctcttccaggttgtttgcacttcgtctaggttctttctgaacttgtatgtaccttatccgggttgttttttaTTCATCCGGGTCGTTTCTGATCTTGtctgtacctcatccgggttgttttttgatcaatctgggttctttctgaatttgtcttggtacttgcagcacctcttcggggttgtttgcgcttcgtccaggttctttctaaaCGCTTGTCTTGGTCCTTGCCGCACCTTGTCAGGGTTCTTAttttatcaatccgggttctttctgatcttgtcttggtccttgccgcaccttgtcggggttctttttttatcAATCCAGGTTGTTTCTGGACTTGTCTGAGTAAAATAGCTCTCAAGAGCGTGTTTTCCCCGATCTCATGGTATAGATGTAGCTctcctgcatgttaaacataaaaatatattgtaaa
This sequence is a window from Miscanthus floridulus cultivar M001 chromosome 10, ASM1932011v1, whole genome shotgun sequence. Protein-coding genes within it:
- the LOC136489773 gene encoding uncharacterized protein: MDRSSWMYGSLRCTKDFLSNLNGFIEAAENCKNIWGFHDMGRIKSHLLIRGFIKDYTIWTSHGEVDVNVEAEVDLFHDALDDDDSVFMDECINELNDECNRFDQVHSDFTDGVHVAGNDDGGGGRVGDEEDDDYLEELLWNIGPEVLLKSSRGKQHLEMLKRTATESLYNIEKCCPSHWTVLCFVLELLILKAKYGWSDCSFNYLLSLMSWVLPQPNHVPANTYEVKKVISPLTMGVEKIHACPNHCILYRGDTFKDLIKCPRCGANRYKQNNHYVESKNNSGRGKRKKGGKNMAINSDPPEEIPLGHDPHQRKIPALVMWYLPVTDRLKRMFFHPKEAALMTCWDVERKQDDGKITHPVDGTQWQLFDAKYPEFSRDPRNVRFSLSTDGMNPFNERTSNHNTWPVILSVYNIPTWLCQKRKYLLLAILIQGPKQPANLKRLVSMKDLSIKGNAHDCHNLLTVFLPIAIRAIKPEGPSTQVTKWQSYDINGYTFYTNAKDMKSVSQNSGIRIDAIDARNQTTTYFGFIEDIWELDYGMGIQFPMFRCQWIKHPQGIEVDNYGLTLVDLSNVGYKDDPWVLASRVAQVFYVEDPANELLPKRKKRHVVISGKQRIIGVDGVEDIENFNQYEELKLFTNFVTKIRNVEKALPKDILPWERKDVPGKTVNGLRQAAESSNPSAFSPAAAAAPSARRRGHRPFGSSLRPPPLCLSSSRLLVAGVPPHPLASAAPSPPLSPACFSPPPSLARCCVPLVVAAAAPSARRRGRRPFGSSSRPPPRCLSSSWLLVAEVPPHPLASAAPSPPLSPACFSPEFLDWRAALSW